The genomic DNA TTTTCGAATTAAGGATATGGTCTATTACAAAGATTCGGACGGCGAAAAAATCAATCAGCTGAGGAGGCTGAATGGCGGGAAATTTGAAGGGGTCAGTGAAGCAGCAGCGGGTGATGTCTGCACGGCAATCGGCATTCAAAATGCAGAACTCGGTGATATTATTGCATTGTCGGAAGCGGATATTGAACTGTTTTCTGAGTCAAAGGTACCGGAGCTGCAGCCGGTAATGGAAGCATCTCTCGTGCTGCCGGAAGGTATTGACGTATTTACAGCGATGAAGACACTCAGACAGCTTGAAGCAGAAGAACCGGAAATTGGTCTCAGAACTTCTGAAACAACAGGTGATATACATATGCGTGTCATGGGCACGATTCATATGGAAGTACTGACAGAATCTATTCGTGACAAATACGGAATGAATATCACATTCGGTCCGCCGGTGATTTTATACAGAGAAACGATTGAAGAAAGCATTGTCGGCTACGGTCATTTTGAACCGCTCGGCCATTATGCGGAAGTGCAGCTGCGTATCGAACCCGGGCAGAATGGACAGGGTATTATCGCAAAAAATGAAGCGAATACAGATGACTTGAAAATTCAGTTTCAGAAACTGATTATGACTCATATTAAAGAAAAAGAGCATTTGGGTGTACTTACCGGGGCACCGCTGACGGATGTCACAATTACTTTAATGGCAGCGAAAACAGCGTTAAGAGAAACACAGGGCGGCGATTTGCGTCAGGCAACTTACCGCGGGGTCAGACAGGGTTTAATGAAAGCTAAATCAGTTATCCTCGAACCGTGGTATTCATTTGAAATCACGCTGCCGGCAGACGCAGCGGGACGTGCAATGTCAGATGTTCAGAGACTTCACGGTGAGTCCGGTGATATGGCGCAGCTCGGAGAAAACAAAGTATCGCTAAAAGGGGAAGTACCGGTCGCGACATTTGTAGATTATCCGATTGAACTCGCATCATATACTAAAGGCGAAGGAACTGTGTCGCTGCAATCGGCAGGATACCGACCGTGTCACAATCCGGAAGAAGTGATTGACCAGGCGGATTATAATCCCGAAAACGACCTCGATAACACACCGAACTCCATTTATTTTAAAAAAGGTGCAGGCTATGAAGTGAAGTGGTACGACATTGATGAAGTCCGTCATATTAAAGGAAACTTTAATTAAATAAATATAACAAGAAAAGCAGGAACAGAATCTTAATTTGATTCTGTCCCTGCTTTTTTAGCTGCCCATTCTTCTTTTAAAATACCCATACGAATTGAATCGTAGTATTCACCGTTGTAGAAACGGACTTTCCGGACTCGGCCTTCAAGCTGCATGCCGAGTTTTTCTCCAACACGAATCATTCGTTCATTACCTGACCATGTTGTAAGACCAACTCTTACGGTAGGTACTGTATTGAAGACATGATTAATCCACAGTTTTAAAGCACGTGTGCCAAGTCCTTTGCCCCAGTTCTTTCCTTCATGAATAACAATGCCGACTTCCAGCCATTTCTTCATATCATCTTCAAAATAATACGTCACAATGCCGTATATTTCATTATTTACAGTAATCAGCCACAGGCTGTCGGAATCGACGAATACTTCGCTTTTCTCCATAAAGGTTTCATAAGGAACTGAACGGTGTGAAAAATAAGGCGCATCCCACTTTTTCCATTCCGGATTTTCATCTTGATATATTAATTCCCATAGCTTTAATAAATCATTATCTTTAATTGGACGAATGCCGAGTTCTTTATCAGTGTACATAAATGCCTCCTTGTTTGTTTCTATAGTATCATTATAAATACTAATATATTTTTACTATTAAGACTTTTAATATAAAGTATAATTAAAGGATAAAGAGCTATGTTTCCCGGGAAATATGCCGGATATTATTTTATCGTAAACAAGGGGAGTTTTGCATATGGAACAACAGGGGTACTTATGGGAATCCGCAGCACAGCTTGAAGTGCTGCTTTATGAATTAGTCGGATGGAAAAGTTTATCGGGAACACAAGGGGAAATTGATTTTCCGCATAAGCTGACAGCAAAATTTAAAGAACTGGATTATTTTAAAACTAATCCGGATAACATTCAATTATTTGATGCAGGGAAAGACAGAAATGCATTTACTGCATTATATAAAACAGATAAAAGCTCGGATACAGTCGTCTTGATCAGTCATTTTGATACAGTCGGTACTGAAGAATACGGCCAGCTGCAGGAGCTTGCATTTAATCCTGAACAATTGACGCAGGTGTTTCGGGACAACCCGGATTTCCTGACACCGGATGCAAAAGAGGATTTATATACAGATCAGTATGTATTCGGCCGGGGTGCGATGGATATGAAGATGGGACTCACACTGCATATGCATTTAATTGAACAGGCTGTAAAAGAAGAATGGCCGGTGAATTTACTGCTGGTGACAGTACCCGATGAAGAAGTCAGTTCCGGAGGCATGCTCGCTGCCGTACCGGGTATTCTTGAAATATCACAGGCTCACAATTTAAATATCAAATTATTTCTAAACGGGGAGCCGTCATTTACACAGCAGCCTCTGGATGAGAATCACTATATATATTCAGGATCGATCGGTAAAATACTGCCGGCAGCACTGTTTTATGGTGTACCGACTCATGCAGGCGAACCGCTTAACGGCATTACATCTCATTTCATCGGGTCTTATCTGACGAAGAAAATGGAGTATACGGATAAGTTTTTAGAAACCTTTGACGGAGAAACAACTCCGCTGCCGGTGTGTCTGCAGGCGAACGATTTAAAGGACAACTACGATGTACAGACATCGCACCACAGTTACGCTC from Jeotgalicoccus saudimassiliensis includes the following:
- a CDS encoding elongation factor G, translating into MITGERTTIGILAHVDAGKTTLTEALLYHAGAISKRGRVDHGDTYFDFESIERSRGITVSSKQVDFEVGNRKFTLIDTPGHADLSAEMERSLQILDLAIIVVSAVDGVQSHTVTIFQLLEKYEVPAIIYINKNDRPSVDKDKTMGSLQELDERCALFSEADSELSESFIEQLAMQDEELLEMFMEGTEDQAFWSDAAKKALMNRTVFPSVRGSALNGNGIGEVINIMEKLTESKEYIEEAGARVYKIMHDEKGQRLTLFKVLGGTFRIKDMVYYKDSDGEKINQLRRLNGGKFEGVSEAAAGDVCTAIGIQNAELGDIIALSEADIELFSESKVPELQPVMEASLVLPEGIDVFTAMKTLRQLEAEEPEIGLRTSETTGDIHMRVMGTIHMEVLTESIRDKYGMNITFGPPVILYRETIEESIVGYGHFEPLGHYAEVQLRIEPGQNGQGIIAKNEANTDDLKIQFQKLIMTHIKEKEHLGVLTGAPLTDVTITLMAAKTALRETQGGDLRQATYRGVRQGLMKAKSVILEPWYSFEITLPADAAGRAMSDVQRLHGESGDMAQLGENKVSLKGEVPVATFVDYPIELASYTKGEGTVSLQSAGYRPCHNPEEVIDQADYNPENDLDNTPNSIYFKKGAGYEVKWYDIDEVRHIKGNFN
- a CDS encoding GNAT family N-acetyltransferase codes for the protein MYTDKELGIRPIKDNDLLKLWELIYQDENPEWKKWDAPYFSHRSVPYETFMEKSEVFVDSDSLWLITVNNEIYGIVTYYFEDDMKKWLEVGIVIHEGKNWGKGLGTRALKLWINHVFNTVPTVRVGLTTWSGNERMIRVGEKLGMQLEGRVRKVRFYNGEYYDSIRMGILKEEWAAKKAGTESN
- a CDS encoding M20/M25/M40 family metallo-hydrolase; the encoded protein is MEQQGYLWESAAQLEVLLYELVGWKSLSGTQGEIDFPHKLTAKFKELDYFKTNPDNIQLFDAGKDRNAFTALYKTDKSSDTVVLISHFDTVGTEEYGQLQELAFNPEQLTQVFRDNPDFLTPDAKEDLYTDQYVFGRGAMDMKMGLTLHMHLIEQAVKEEWPVNLLLVTVPDEEVSSGGMLAAVPGILEISQAHNLNIKLFLNGEPSFTQQPLDENHYIYSGSIGKILPAALFYGVPTHAGEPLNGITSHFIGSYLTKKMEYTDKFLETFDGETTPLPVCLQANDLKDNYDVQTSHHSYALYNVFTLTQTAKDVMVTFKEIADEAMHECRTDYEEICKAHHIPAPNCIRVLEYHEVLEYFIDKYSREEADELIRAVLEENGTDERKKTLLIADKLMEYCQELAPATVLMFAPPYMPAVNSSDDELVRKLIEATKSEMHEQYNYDVTNKHYFNGISDLSYVNYNPADDGWQSFKNNAPLWGETYTIPFEEMQQLSAPVMNIGPYGKDAHKMTERLHKKNAFEMMPAVLREVVSEFFYR